One Glycine max cultivar Williams 82 chromosome 1, Glycine_max_v4.0, whole genome shotgun sequence genomic window, TAGCCACATTGACATGTCTCTTCTCAGCAATGTTTACAGAAGCAAATGATTGCTTCTCCTCATATTCAGGTGGATCATCTGAGTGACAAACCAGACATTCATCAGGATTGGGGCCATGTTCAATAGTAGAGCTGAGTTCAACCTTATCCTCAGAACCAGTTGTAAATTCATCAATACAGTCATGTTCAATAGTAGAGCTGGGTTCTACCTGATCCTCAGAACCAGCTGAAAATTCATCATTACTGCTGTCGTGTTCAATAGTAGAGCTGGCTTCTACCTGATCCTCGTTACCAGCTGTAAATTCATCGTTAGTGCAGTCATGTTCAATAGTAGAGCTGGGTTCTACCTGATCCTCAGAACCAGCTGAAAATTCATCATTACTGCTGTTGTGTTCAATAGTAGAGCTGGGTTCTACCTGATCCTCGTTACCAGCTGTAAATTCATCATTACTGCAGTCATGTTCAATAGTAGAGCTGGGTTCTACCAGATCCTCATTGCCAGCTGTAAATTCATCATTACTGCAGTCATGTTCCATAGTAGAGCTACATTCTACCTGATCCTCAGCACCAGTTGTAAATTCATTACTACTGCAGTCATCGAGGATAATATTATCATCTTTAAACTCTACACCAAGGCAATCAAGGTCTTTATGAGTAACCACATTAGGTAATGAGACAGCAGTGTCAGTGTCACCATCGGGTTGATTGTCATGAATATCAGAGTTATGATCTTCAACCAGAGAGATTCCTTGTGGGGAGATGTAATGGAGATCTGGATTGATGATGCATTCTTCACTTTCAAATTCTATTGCAGGCATGTATGGAGACTGGTCATTGCTTAGTTGATAATTACTTATCACAATATCCATACAAGATGGCCTCACCATTCGTAATGGAATAAAATCAACACGCTCCTGCCACTCATCTAATTCATTCTCCAAATTCCATTCATAGATTATCTCTGCTTCTTGGCTTTCTATAATACAATAGTCATCTGGCTCGCCATAGCAATCAGCTTCAGGAACCTCAGATTTCACTTCAACAAGGGCAACTGAATCTCCACTAAAGAATGGGATCTCTTGATCAATTTTTATCTCTTCACTAGTGGGTGGGAACTCTTGACCGTCTTGGATCTCTTCACAGGAGGGTGAGAACTCTTGACAGTCTTGGATCTCTTGGCTAGAAGGTGAGAACTCATGATAGTCTAGGATCTCTTCGCTAGAGGGTGGGAACTCTTGATTGTTTAGGATCTCTTCAGGTTCAGATTTGATGACTAGCATAATCTCTTGGGTATCAGTAGGGCTTGGTTCTTCAAAGCACtttttcttcttcgtcttcATATTCTTTGATAGTTTAGATTTCAAGCTACTGAGAGTCTGCAGGAAATCAGAATCATCTGCTGCCCTTTGCTCCTCTCTGTAGTCCTCCAGGAATGACGAATCTTCAactttcatgtttattttagaGGAGTCAAGACCTTGTGAGTGTTTTCGCTTCCTTGTTTTGCAACTTGCTTTAATTTGGCTTAAGGTAAAATTGTCAAAGTTGTCATCATCCAAGTTAATGATTCtctgatcatcatcatcattgacATTACATATGGAAGCATCAGGCTTGGTTTTCACAGGGCTTTCCTCAATTTCACCCAAGCATGATCTTTCAGCCATTCCATCATCATTATGAGACAATAAGCCATCATAAATGTCAGtgagctttttaaatttaagttttggttGTCCACGAACAACATTTGGGGCTTTTGTAACTAAATCACCTTTAATAGCCTGGATGAAATGAAGATGACCACAACAGCGTAGCTCCATATGGATGCTCTATTGCTCTACACACAAGCACAATCTTCGCACAGTGTTCTTCAAATATTCCCCTAAATCTGTCAAGAATTACAAACCACTGGAAACAATAAAAAGAAGCATTTAGAACAACGATTTAAGGCAACTCATTAATAGTACTTGCAAATCATGACTGATTTtggattttcaaaatcaattctgcAATTCTGAGAGAAGAGAATCAACCTAAATCTGTAGCAATCAGGACCACTAACGAAGCAAAAAAGGGAATCAACCTCAAATCGAAGCGAAAACACGCAGAAcaaccaaaacacaaacaaatcacaaaatgtaCAAAACATATAGGCATAGATCCAAAATCATACCACCATCGAATTAACACAAATCTTAAAAATTGAACATTAGAGGCCATAGATTTCCAACGGCTAAATTAACCCTAAAAATCGAATGGATTCATGACTAGCTTCAACATCCTATCTCCATATCAAGAGTTCGCAACAGaaaatttaaacaacaaaaGAACTCAATAGTTGAATTCACTCTTCAAGCATA contains:
- the LOC100815294 gene encoding uncharacterized protein isoform X2 is translated as MKVEDSSFLEDYREEQRAADDSDFLQTLSSLKSKLSKNMKTKKKKCFEEPSPTDTQEIMLVIKSEPEEILNNQEFPPSSEEILDYHEFSPSSQEIQDCQEFSPSCEEIQDGQEFPPTSEEIKIDQEIPFFSGDSVALVEVKSEVPEADCYGEPDDYCIIESQEAEIIYEWNLENELDEWQERVDFIPLRMVRPSCMDIVISNYQLSNDQSPYMPAIEFESEECIINPDLHYISPQGISLVEDHNSDIHDNQPDGDTDTAVSLPNVVTHKDLDCLGVEFKDDNIILDDCSSNEFTTGAEDQVECSSTMEHDCSNDEFTAGNEDLVEPSSTIEHDCSNDEFTAGNEDQVEPSSTIEHNSSNDEFSAGSEDQVEPSSTIEHDCTNDEFTAGNEDQVEASSTIEHDSSNDEFSAGSEDQVEPSSTIEHDCIDEFTTGSEDKVELSSTIEHGPNPDECLVCHSDDPPEYEEKQSFASVNIAEKRHVNVATDELTSWDECDGSSKLHHSERLLSTRKAISPSSEERLCKAVESVNLNHKNNLKCKEKLYFSEKTDKMNSTAEGLDDITGARLTDIFNKISVIPRSKRVSQPRGISKNAHSSRQATRIGCNSVQSCSKSAIAFTQQQMHDAECLAMRLTKELKSMKDIVDDMLRSEFCLNTSLRHKVNEARMAVKNATRAEEATKRCLAFMSRDCSRFCKIMKFADDSPSPQKPPPDVVRKERKKIAFADEAGGKLFQVKFYEDDAVSLSKSN
- the LOC100815294 gene encoding uncharacterized protein isoform X1, whose translation is MELRCCGHLHFIQAIKGDLVTKAPNVVRGQPKLKFKKLTDIYDGLLSHNDDGMAERSCLGEIEESPVKTKPDASICNVNDDDDQRIINLDDDNFDNFTLSQIKASCKTRKRKHSQGLDSSKINMKVEDSSFLEDYREEQRAADDSDFLQTLSSLKSKLSKNMKTKKKKCFEEPSPTDTQEIMLVIKSEPEEILNNQEFPPSSEEILDYHEFSPSSQEIQDCQEFSPSCEEIQDGQEFPPTSEEIKIDQEIPFFSGDSVALVEVKSEVPEADCYGEPDDYCIIESQEAEIIYEWNLENELDEWQERVDFIPLRMVRPSCMDIVISNYQLSNDQSPYMPAIEFESEECIINPDLHYISPQGISLVEDHNSDIHDNQPDGDTDTAVSLPNVVTHKDLDCLGVEFKDDNIILDDCSSNEFTTGAEDQVECSSTMEHDCSNDEFTAGNEDLVEPSSTIEHDCSNDEFTAGNEDQVEPSSTIEHNSSNDEFSAGSEDQVEPSSTIEHDCTNDEFTAGNEDQVEASSTIEHDSSNDEFSAGSEDQVEPSSTIEHDCIDEFTTGSEDKVELSSTIEHGPNPDECLVCHSDDPPEYEEKQSFASVNIAEKRHVNVATDELTSWDECDGSSKLHHSERLLSTRKAISPSSEERLCKAVESVNLNHKNNLKCKEKLYFSEKTDKMNSTAEGLDDITGARLTDIFNKISVIPRSKRVSQPRGISKNAHSSRQATRIGCNSVQSCSKSAIAFTQQQMHDAECLAMRLTKELKSMKDIVDDMLRSEFCLNTSLRHKVNEARMAVKNATRAEEATKRCLAFMSRDCSRFCKIMKFADDSPSPQKPPPDVVRKERKKIAFADEAGGKLFQVKFYEDDAVSLSKSN